The nucleotide sequence CTTGACAGTAATACTAAATCCAGTCAAAACCCTTTGAGTGCTGACAACTTCATCAGTATTAAATAATAGCCAAGTTTGACCACCATTAACTAATATAATTTCTGCTTCAGGAAATAGTAACCAGACTTCCTGACATCCTGAGTCTAAATATTCCCTAGCTTTAGCCAATAATTCCTCTCCACTATCATCCGGTGAGGCAATTTCCGCAATTAAAGGAAAACTTTGAGGAAAAATAGTAAGATTATTTCCATATTGTTCTAGCAATTCTGGAGTAATATAAGCAACATCAGGACGACGGCCTTGTTTAGTTGTTCGACAAAGTGTTTCATTACAAACTAAACCACCTTGTCCACTAGATTTAAGATAACTTCTCCACTGAGAAGAGAGTGTAACTTGTGTATAACCATGTTTAAGTGTCATACCAGTTTTTTCAATTAATTGACCATCAACCCATTCCCTTCTTTCAGGAGGATGGAGAATAAATTTTTCCCAAGAAATTTCTTGAGAGATTTTCCCTTGTTCTTGATGATAGTTTGGCTTCGATAAAATCTGATTTTCTACCATAATTATTCCCTCTAAGGAAACCAACAACGCCGCCAAATAAACCAGTTTTCTAACCAGTTTTGTAAGCCTTTATTTTTTTCTAAATGTTGATATTGCCATTGGAAAGCTATCTGATGCAAAATTTCTGATAAACTCGGATAAGGATAAACTAAATCCATCAACTTTCCGATTTTAATCTTTTGTTGGATAGCTAGAGCGATCACCCCCATAAATTCCTCAGCTTGAGTACCGATTATATGACCTCCCAAAATTTGCCCATTGTCAGAGACAATTAACTTACAAAAACCCGTTGTTTCCCCTAAAATATGTGCCTGAGCAATGTATTTAAACCGTTGCCCAATTTCCTGAACTTTTTCCCCGTAACGCCGTTTAGCTTGTGCTTCTGTCATTCCCACTCGTGCTAAAGGAGGGTCAGTAAAAATTGTATAGGGAATATGACCATAATCTACTTTATACCTAGGGAAAAATAAAGCATTTTTGAGAGCAATTTGTGCTTCATACTGGGCCAGGTGAGTAAAATGATAACCTCCTAACAAAGAACCACAGGCATAGATGCGAGTATTGGTTGTTTGTAACTTCTCATTCACTAAAATTCCTTTTTGTCCCCATTTTACCCCAACTCCTTCTAAGTTTAATCCAGCCACATTAGGCTGAGGTTGGGTAGCGATAATAATTTCATCGGTTTCTAGGGCATAATTTCCCACTTGTAACCATTTTTTCCCTTCAATTCGTCTCACTTGAGATAGGGAACG is from Gloeothece verrucosa PCC 7822 and encodes:
- a CDS encoding Uma2 family endonuclease; translated protein: MVENQILSKPNYHQEQGKISQEISWEKFILHPPERREWVDGQLIEKTGMTLKHGYTQVTLSSQWRSYLKSSGQGGLVCNETLCRTTKQGRRPDVAYITPELLEQYGNNLTIFPQSFPLIAEIASPDDSGEELLAKAREYLDSGCQEVWLLFPEAEIILVNGGQTWLLFNTDEVVSTQRVLTGFSITVKELFSY
- a CDS encoding dihydrolipoyl dehydrogenase family protein, with amino-acid sequence MTNDYDLVVMGSTPEAIYSASRAAYLKARVALVQQPTQFILDSAQTIFSRRFTHVTHLFNQLKEIYPENPQFNLPLTGVTSWAKEVNRILSEINSPAMLSALGVDVIMGSGELVRLPSLSVVAEGRKLRSQAYLLATGASLSIPKIEGLEEVGYLTPEDLWHPDKLAFLPHQLVIVGSTPMAIELAQNLQRLGKDVSLVVEHDQIFPSEDPEAVALLQSILESEGIKIYLQRSLSQVRRIEGKKWLQVGNYALETDEIIIATQPQPNVAGLNLEGVGVKWGQKGILVNEKLQTTNTRIYACGSLLGGYHFTHLAQYEAQIALKNALFFPRYKVDYGHIPYTIFTDPPLARVGMTEAQAKRRYGEKVQEIGQRFKYIAQAHILGETTGFCKLIVSDNGQILGGHIIGTQAEEFMGVIALAIQQKIKIGKLMDLVYPYPSLSEILHQIAFQWQYQHLEKNKGLQNWLENWFIWRRCWFP